A part of Carettochelys insculpta isolate YL-2023 chromosome 1, ASM3395843v1, whole genome shotgun sequence genomic DNA contains:
- the SNU13 gene encoding NHP2-like protein 1, whose amino-acid sequence MTEAEVNPKAYPLADAQLTKTLLDLVQQSCNYKQLRKGANEATKTLNRGIAEFIVMAADAEPLEIILHLPLLCEDKNVPYVFVRSKQALGRACGVSRPVIACSITIKEGSQLKPQIQSVQQAIERLLV is encoded by the exons ATG ACTGAGGCAGAAGTGAACCCCAAAGCTTACCCACTGGCTGATGCACAGCTCACCAAAACCCTGCTGGACCTTGTACAGCAGTCCTGCAACTACAAGCAGCTACGCAAGGGTGCCAATGAAG CCACTAAAACGCTGAACAGAGGAATAGCAGAATTCATTGTGATGGCTGCAGATGCTGAGCCCCTGGAGATCATCCTGCACCTCCCTCTCTTGTGCGAGGACAAGAATGTGCCCTATGTCTTTGTGCGCTCCAAGCAGGCCCTGGGCCGGGCATGTGGTGTCTCCCGGCCTGTAATTGCTTGCTCAATTACCATCAAAGAAGGGTCACAACTGAAGCCTCAGATTCAGTCAGTACAGCAAGCCATAGAGAGACTGTTGGTCTAA